The Arthrobacter sp. D5-1 genome segment AGGGACATTCAGACCGAGGATCTCGTGGCGGCTGTTTTCGCCACTGATTCGGGCAGCGTGGGAAATCTCCTGGTCAGCCAGGTTGCGCCCGGCCGAAAAAACCGCCTGATGATCGAGATCGCGGGTTCAGAGAGCACCCTCCAGTTCGACCAGGAAGCCCCGGAGACATTGTGGCTGGGTAAGCGGGCGGGGTCCCAGTTGCTTGTCCGTGATCCGGGGGCACTCAGCCCGGAAGCAGCACGGCTCAGCGTGCTGCCAGCTGGTCACCCGCAGGGTTATCAGGATGCGTTCAATGCGTTCGTGGCCGATACCTATGCCGCCATCGGCGGTGACCTCCGCGAAGGCCTGCCGACCTTCCAGGACGGACTCAGATCAGCCGTCCTTACAGAAAGCATCATCAAATCCAGCAAGGACGGCGAGTGGGTCGACGTCCCAAACACTAAAGAACCAGTAGGAGTGCAGCTATGAAGATCATTCAAGTAGGCCTCGGCGCCTGGGGCGCCTCATGGCTGAACGTGATTCACCACAGCAAGAGTTGGGAGCTGGCCGGCGTTGTCGACGTCAACCCCGACGCTGCGAGGGCCGCGGGTGAACAATACGGAATCCCTGCCTACGCCACCATCGACGAGGCGCTGGGACACAAGGACACGTTCGACGCTGCCTTGGTCATTGTTCCACCCGAGTACCACGCAGCGGTGGCCATCCCAGCTCTGGAAGCAGGGGTGCACACACTCACTGAGAAGCCCCTCGCCCACAGCCTTGAAGACGGCATTCGCATCATTACAGCGGCAGAGAAGTCCGGCAAACAAGCCATGGTTTCACAGAACTACCGTTTCAAGCGCGCCGCCCGCACTGTTCAGCGCCTCATCCGCGACGGAGTCATCGGAGACCTCGAGCACGTCTTCATCGACTACAAGAAGAACCCGCCGTTCGAAGGGTTCCGGTTGGAAATGGATGAACCACTGATCGTGGATGCCATGATCCATCACCTTGACCAGCTCCGCGGCATCGTTGGTGTCGAACCCACCGCCGTGCGTGCGCGCTCTTGGAACACTGGCACCTCCAGATTCAAGGGCAACGCCTCCGCCGTGGTGCAGTTCGACTGCGACAACGGGGCCCGCGTCGTCTACACGGGATCGTGGAGCTCATACGGTCCGCAGACCAGCTGGGACGGCGACTGGGAAATCCAAGGCAGCAAGGGCACCATCACCTGGAAGAACAACGAAGTCACCATCAACTTCGCCTCACTGTTTGACACCGTCTTCCTTGCCGGCGCGGTGGAACGCTCCGGCGTCATGCACGTCGATTTGGACCCGTTGCCGGTGGAGGAACGCTTGGGGACCCTCGAAGCGTTCCGCGACGCCATCCAAACCGGAAACAAGGCTGAGACGGATGTCACCGACAACATTCAGAGCTTGCAACTCGTCATGGCCACCACCGACTCCGCCCGCCAAGACGGCGCGCCCATCACCTTGAAGACCAACGCCGAACTCTTCGGCAGCCACTAGCACTTCCGACCCGAGGAAGTGTCGAATTGACTGGAGATACAAACATGCAGCCACAAACAGCCACCGGCTCGTCCGGTCCGGTTTCCGGGAAGGCTGGCCCCGGAAAATCCCACGACGATTCCCGTTCACGGCTTTCCGGCATCGGCGACTTCATAGGTGCGCAGGGCCTGCTGGTCGTCGTCCTGCTCTTCGGTGTACTGCTGACGTTCCTCAGCCCGGTATTCCTGACCACAGTCAACCTGGTAAATCTGTTCTACCAGTGCACGATCCTCGGTGTGTTCGCCATTGGCATGACCTTCGTGATCCTTACTGGCGGCATCGACGTTTCTGTAGGATCGACGGCTGCCCTGTCGTCGGTGCTGTCCATGGGCGTGATCGTCAACATGGATATGCCGCCGGCAATCGGACTACTGACCGGCCTCGTGGTTGGAGCCGGAGTCGGTGCCGTCAACGGACTGATGGTCACCAAGCTGGGGATATCCCCGTTGATCGCGACCCTGGCAACACTCTCCGCCGGGTCGGGAATCGCCTTCGCCTACTCCGACGGCGGCAACATCACACCTGTACCCAAGGTGCTCACCGAGGTGGTCAGCGCCAAAATCACAGGAATTCCCCTGCTCATACCGGCCGTTCTGGTGCTGGTGTTCCTGGCCCATCTGGCCCTGACCCGCACTACCTACGGACGCTCCATCTACGCCGTCGGCGGTAACAAGGAAGCTGCCCTGCTCGCAGGGATCCGGGTAGACCGCGTCACCATGAACGCCTACATCATCGCTGGTCTCTCGGCGGGCATGGCAGGGCTTCTGCTCACCGGCCGCCTGGCCTCAGGAAGCCCGAGGGCGGGCGACGGCATTGAGCTGACAGTCATCGCAGCTGTGGTCATCGGCGGAACAAGCCTCTTCGGCGGCCAAGGAAACATCAAGGGCACACTGCTCGGCGTGCTGTTGATCGCAATGGTTTCCAACGCCGTGAACCTGCTCGGAATCCCTTCCTCCTACGACCGGATTGTCCAAGGCGTGGTGATCTTCGCCGCAGCCGCCCTGGACGTCTACCGCTACAAGTACGTCCAAAAGAACCTGTCACGTAAACGCAAGATCGGACCGCCGCCGTCGAAAGACGCGGACGGCACTCGTGCACCGCAAACTACCGAAGCTCCGGCCTGACGCCTGACGCCCCACGCAAGCAGGCCGCCCCGGCCGGCATGCCCTAGCACCCAACAGAAAGAGTAAGTCAATGAAGACCTCACCCAAACTGGCGGTTCTCGCGGTAGTTTCCGCCGCAACCATCGCCCTGACCGGCTGCGGTGCACCCAGCGCCGCACAGGAATCAAACGACGGAACAAAGACAAAGAAGATCGCCGTCTTGCTCTACAGCCAGAGTTTTGAATTCATGGTTGCCCTCGGGCAGGGCGTCAAGGATAAGGCGGAGGAGCTCGGCGTGGAGGTCACAGTCCTTGATGCCAAAGGCGATTCCAGCACCCAGATCAGCCAGATCCAGGATCAACTCGCCCAGGGTGTGGACGGCATTGTCCTCAGTCCGAACAACTCAGCTGAACTGGTTCCCGGAGTCCAGATGATCCATGATGCCGGAAAGACCGTCACCACCGTGGACTCGGTCATCCCGGGGGACATCGCCGACGCCGCCGTCGCCTTCGACAACGAAAAGGCCGGCAAACTCGGGGCTGAAGCCTTGGCCAAACTGATGGAAGAAAAGGGAACCGTTCTTGAATACCAAGGAGCCAAGGGCGCATACCACGCAACCCTGCGCGGCAAGGGTTTCAGCGAAGGTATCCAACAGTTCCCTGGTATCAAGGTCATCGGCCGTGACGCACAGTGGACTGCAGACAACGCACTGTCACTGACCGTCGATAACTTCACCGCCGACTCAAGTATCAACGGCCTCTTCAGCCACAACGACGAAATGGTGCGGGGAATCGTCTCCGGCCTCTCGCAGATCAACAAGGACGCCCCGGTCGGAGCAGAGAACCACATCCCGCTGGTTGGCGTCGACGGCACACCGCTCGCCCTGGAGCGCATCCGCAACGGTACCCAGGACGCGACGATGGACCAGAACCCGTTCGAGATGGGTGCACTGGCCCTTCAGGCCCAGGTTGACCTGCTTGACGGCAAGCAGGTGCCCAAGATGCAACTGACCGACACCAAGCTCATCACCAAAGAGAACGTCGATGACCCCACTCTCTGGGGCAACATCTTCAAGGACTAGCGCAGCTAACCCCTCGGCTGCCTGGCCAGGCCCCGCCGCTTGGCCAGGCAGCAACACCAATTCCCTCAAGGAGAAACATGTCCCGCTTCAAGTATTCCTACAACGCCATCGTCTACTACCAGGAAGACATCGCCAAAGGCATTGACCGCGTCGCCCGTTACGGCTACGACGCCATCGAACTGGTCGGAGAACCGGCAACGCACAACGTCGACGAGATCAACAAACTGACCAGCGACGCCGGTATCGACGTCAGTTCCATCTGCAGCATCTGGTTTGGAGAGGAACGCGACCTGATCAACCCCAGCGCCGCCAACCGGCAGAAGGCCTTGGACTACGGCAAGTCGGTAGCCGACTTCGCCGCCGCCGTCGGAGCTCCGACCATCATCGTCGGGCCATCCCCGGTGGGCAAGACCGAAGCCCTGGCGAGCGATGAACAGGAATGGGAATGGGCGGTCGAGAATGTCCGCACACTTGGCGAATATGCGGCGAGCGTCGGCATCAACATCACCCTCGAACCGTGGAACCGCTACGAGACGCATTTCCTGAACCGGCTCGACCGGGCTGTGGAACTTCTGGACGCTACCGGTCTGAAGAACGCCGGTGTGCACGGCGATCTCTTCCACATGAATATCGAAGAAGACAGCATCCACGGAGCGTTCGCCCGTGCTGGCGGCAAAGTCAACCACGTCCACCTCGCCGACTCAAACCGAGCTGCCCCCGGCGTAGGACACATCGACTTCCGTCCGACACTGCAGACGCTGAAGGACATCAACTTCGACGGCTACCTGACCTTCGAACTCCTGCCCGCCGCGTCGAACCCCTTCGCCATGATGGCTCGTGGCGGCCACCTGGAGTTCCTGGACCCCTACACCGAAAAGGCCATCAACGAAATGAAGAAGCTGGAACAGGAGCTTTGGCCCCATGAGTAAATACGAATTCGGGGTCAGCACCTTCATCCTGGTCTCCCCGTTCACCGACCGCGACGTTGATCAGTTCGACGTCGCCAAGGAGATGGGCTACGACCTGATCGAGGTCTGTATTGAGGACCCTGCCGTCGTCAGTGCGGAAGCACTGAAGGAAGCCTCGGAACGGACCGGACTGCCCGTATCCATCTGCGGGGCGTTCGGACCGGACCGCGACGTCTCGCACGAAAACCCGCAGAAGCGTCGGCAGGGAATTGACTACCTGAAACTCTGCGTTGACATCGCCCAAGCCGTCGGTTCCCCCCACGTTGCCGGCCCTATGTACTCAGCCACCGGCAAAGCCCGGCTGCTTCCCCCCGAAGAACGCCGGCAGCAGCGCCAGTGGGCGGCCGACAGTCTGCGTGAAGTAGCGGACTACGCTTCCGAACGCGGCGTCACGTTGGCCATAGAACCGCTCAATCGCTTCGAAACGGATCTGGTCAACACTGTGGAGCAGGGTCTGGAACTTTGCGGTCTGATCGGCCGGGATAACGTAGGCCTGATGCTCGACACGTTCCATATGAACATCGAAGAGAAGAGCATCGCGGCGGCCATCACCTCTGCCGGTGACAAGGTCTTCCACTTCCAAGTGTCAGAGAACGATCGCGGAACGCCCGGCAGCGGTCACGTGCCGTGGTCCGAGACCTTTGACGCGCTGAAAACGATCGATTACCAAGGTTCCATTGTTGTCGAATCGTTCCTCCCCACTGTCGAGGAAATCGCCAAGGCCGTTTCGCTCTGGCGGCCGGTGGCACCGTCCATGGATGCGCTGGCCAGAGATGGACTCACGTTCCTGAGGAGGGAACTGCCGTGATTGGGACGCCCGGACGCGCTTCATCAATCGTTGAAGCACGAAATCTCGTAAAACTGTTTCCGGGCGTCGTGGCCCTCTCCGGCATGGACTTTGAGCTTCATGCCGGAGAGGTGCACTGCGTCTGTGGTGAAAACGGAGCCGGAAAATCGACGCTGATCAAGACCCTCAGCGGGTTCTATACTCCCGACGAAGGCGGCGTTTACGTGGACGGCGAACTCATGCCCTCCAGCACCGCGGCTTCCAAAGCCGCCGGGATCGCCACCATCTATCAGGAACACAATCTGGTCCCGGACCTGTCGGTCGCCGAAAACGTCCTTCTGGGAAACTGGGGCGGACGCAAGGGCATCCTCTCCCGTCGCGATATCCGCAAGCGGGCAAGGAAGGCCCTGGACCAGGTTGCACCCCACCTCAACCTCGACACCCCTGCGATGGCGCTCTCAACGGTGGACGGACAGATGGTGGAAATCGCGCGTGCCATAGCCCAGGACGCAAGAGTGATCATCATGGATGAGCCAACCACTGCCCTGACCGAGCAGGACGTGGAGAAACTGTACAAGCTCGTCAACGAACTCCGGGACAAGGGCCTGGCGATCATGTACGTTTCGCACAAACTGGAAGAAGTCTTCACCCTGGCCGACCGGATAACCGTAATCCGCGAGGGCAAAACCGTGGCCTCATCCGTCCCTGCAGATGAGCTCGATGCCCGTTCCGTTGTGCAGCTGATGGTGGGCAGGGATGTTGACCTTTACGAGCACATTCCCCGCGAACGCGGTGAACTTGTGCTTGAGGCTCAGGGTCTAAGCCTTGCCGGTGCCTTTGAGGACGTGAACCTCCAGCTGCACGCCGGTGAAATCGTCGGACTGGCAGGACTGGTCGGTGCCGGCCGAACCGAGGTAGCCCGGTGCATCTACGGGGCCGACAAAGCCGACGCCGGCACTGTGCAAGTAAGTGGCCGGAAACTCAAGCTCCACGGCGCATCTGCCGGCATTGCCGCAGGCATTGCACTTGTCCCGGAAGAGCGAAAGCTGCAGGGCATCATTCCCATGCTGTCCATCCGCGAGAACACTACCCTTACCCTGCTGAAGCAGATCAGCAAGTGGGGCGTACTGCGGCGTGGCTACGAAAAGAAGATGGTGACCAGCTACATTAAGGAACTCGATGTCAGGACCCCATCCGCGGAAACCCCCATCCAGTCCCTGTCCGGCGGCAACCAGCAAAAGGTCATCATCGCACGCTGTCTGGCGAGCAATCCCAAGGTCCTCATTTTGGACGAGCCAACAAAGGGCATCGACATCGGCGCGAAGGCGGAGATCCATCGCCTCATCGAGCAGCTGGCCCGCAGAGGCGTCGCCGTACTCGTGATCTCCAGCGAACTCCCCGAGCTGCTGGAGCTCTCCGACAGAGTGATGGTCATGCGGTCCGGCCGGGTAGTGGCCGAGCTGGATAAGGCACAAGCAACCAAAGAAAACGTCATCGCTTATGCCGCGGCGTAAGCGATCAGACCAGAACGGAGAGAATCATGCCCGATCAACAGACCCGGCCGTTCACCTTGTTTACCGGCCAGTGGGCCGACCTCCCCTTCGAGGAAGTCGCTCGCCTTGCCTCGGGCTGGGGCTATGACGGCCTGGAAATCGCCGTCTCCGGAGACCACCTGGACGCCTGGCGCTGGGACGAACCCGGCTACGTCGAATCCAAACTTGCCGTCCTAGAGAAGTACAACCTGAAGGTCTGGGCCATCTCCAACCACCTCAAAGGCCAGGCCGTCTGCGATGACCCCATCGACTTCCGCCACGAAGCCATCGTCGGCTCACGCGTCTGGGGCGACGGGGAGCCCGAAGGCGTCCGCCAACGCGCCGCCGAAGAAATGAAGCACACCGCCCGCCTCGCCCGCGCCCTGGGGGTGGACACCGTCGTGGGGTTCACCGGTTCTTCCATCTGGCAATACGTGGCCATGTTCCCGCCCGTCCCCGAAAAAGTCATCGAGGCCGGCTACCAGGACTTCGCCGACCGCTGGAACCCCATCCTGGACGTCTTCGACGAAAACGGGGTCCGCTTCGCCCACGAAGTCCACCCGAGTGAGATCGCCTACGACTACTGGACCACCGTCCGGACCCTCGAAGTGATCGGCCACCGGGAAGCGTTCGGCCTGAACTGGGACCCCTCCCACTTCATGTGGCAAGGCATCGACCCCGTGTCCTTCATCTGGGACTTCAAGGATCGGATCTACCACGTGGACTGCAAAGACACCAAGCTCCGCCCCACCGGCCGGAACACCGTCATGGGCTCCCACCTGCCCTGGGGCGACCCCCGCCGCGGCTGGGACTTCGTCTCCGCCGGACGCGGCGATGTGCCCTGGGAATCGTCCTTCCGCGCCCTCACCGCGATCGGCTACAACGGCCCCATCTCCGTGGAATGGGAGGACGCAGGAATGGACCGACTCCATGGGGCACCCGAAGCCCTGGCCGCACTGAAGAAGTTCGACTTCCCGGCGTCGCAGACCTCCTTCGACGCCGCCTTCAGCAGCAAGGGCTAAGTATGTAACCGACGTGATCCGCGCCCTTCGACCCGGCCAGGGCTGCAAGGTGTGGTCGAGTCTGGTTTGACATTCCCGTCGGCCAATTCGCTGCTGTTCGTGGCATGACCTCCGCTCCTCGAAAGCTGTGGAGCGGAGGTCCAAGCCTTTAACCACAGCCACATCGTTTGGGGTCTTGAGGTCAAGCCTGGGGAGAACGGCGAGGAGGGCGGAGCCACGAAGGGGCCCGGGATTGGTCAGGCGATGCCGGTCGCCTTGCCAACGGGTGAGGCTTGGAATCCACCTGAAGAGATAGCGGATTTCCTCGCTGCGGGGAGCCTCCTGTCTATGGTGGGTTCGGCTCTGCCTTGGAACAGATCGCGGGTGCCACGGTTCCGGGTGACATGGTTCACAAGCTTCGTGTCCAGTGGCTCATGCTGCGAGGTCTCGCTTGCTGAGCAGAAAGCCGGCTAGTCCGGCTCCAGCCAGGGCAATGCCGGTCATGGTGAGGGCAGCCAGGGGCTCGAAGGCTTCGACGGGCATCGCCGCCGTGTGGCGGAACGGGCTAAGGTCCTGGAGCCAGGCGGGCAGGCGCATCAGTTCGCCGAATTGCCCCAAAACCAGCCCGACGGCCAGAAACCCCCACCCTAAGGCGATGCTCGCCCGCGGGATAACAGAGAAGGCCACGGCCGTAGCGGCAATGAAAACGACGGCGGCCGGTACGTGAGCCAAGGCGGCGCCGATCAGCAATCCAGGAGGTCCGCTTGCCACGCCCGACACGGCAAGACCTGCGGCGGCTGCGGTTCCCGCAACCGCAGCCACCATCACAGTAGAGACGGTAGCGAGGAGCAGGTTCGCACCGAGCCAGCGTGCCGGGGAACGCGGCGCCGCCAGGAGCAGTTCAGCGCGCCCTTCCGCTTCTTCCGCGCGGAGCCGCAGTACCACCTGTATGCCTGCGGCAGCGGCGAGGACACCCGCGATGCCCAGCAGTGCGGTGGTGAAAACGTCGATGATTTCTCCCCGGCCGCCGGGAACGAGCCGGAAAATCAGCTCGCGAAGCGACTGATTCCCGCCGATGACGTTGGTGACCACGGGCCCCAGCCCACCGGCCATGCCGCCAAGCAGGCCCGAGAAGAGACACCAGCCCAGCAAGATGAATCGTTGTTGGTGCCATGCCAAGCCGAGCAAAGAAGAGGCCCCGGTCGCGGCCCGCTCCCGTCCGGCGCGTTCGGCCAGCAGACTTTCTCCCAGATCTCTTTTGCTCCTGAGCCAGATGACGGCCAGCGCCAGAAGAAGGCTCACCGCAACCAATCCCAGCAGCGGGATGGGATCAGCCACCGAGAACGGCCGGGAACGTTGTCCCCAGCCGATGGGGGAGAACCACGAAAACCATCCACTGGTCACCTGGGTCAGGTCAGCGGACGGGGTACCGAAAGCGTCGCCGACGCCCCGCACGAAATACGCCCCGCCGACCAAGGCGGCAGCTGCGCCGTTGGCTGCCCGGCCTGAGGGCATGATCTGTGCGACGAGTCCACTGATTGCTACGAAGAACGCGCCCACCGCGCCGACTGCCGCCCCGGCAGTGATCGCGCCGGACAAGGGCAACCCTGCGGCAACGTAACCGGCCCCCACGGAGACTGCCAGAAGCAGGTTCGCCGTGCCTCCAAGGATAAGGGTTGCCGTGATGGGTGCGGCCCGGCGGACCGGGACGGAGCCGATCAGTTCCGCTCGTCCGAGTTCTTCATCCGTGCGGGTGTGTCGGATGACCAGGAAGGTGCTCATCAACCCTGCGAGGACAGCGGTGAACGCATAGCCTTGAAAGAACACGACTGCCCCGACTGTGGTCCCGTCGGGAAGTCCCCGGACGAACAGGAACGCAGGGCTTGCCCCGGCAACAGTGATGATGGCTGTCCGGGCTGCTTCATCGCCAAATTCGGTGGCCACGGCATTGGCGATGATGAAGCCAAGAAAGGCAATGCTCAGGATCCACACCGGCAACAGCACCCGTTCCCTGCGCGCCTGCACCAGCAGAAGTCCCGTCACTCCGGACATCAGCGAACCTGGCCGTTCGCGCCGCTGTAGTGGCTGAGGAAAAGGGACTCCAGCGATGGTGGAGACACGGTCAAACCGCTGAGTCCGGCCGCTGCTACGGCCTGCAGCAACGGCGAAAGGTCGGCCGGGTCGACGTCGAACTCAACCACGCCGCCGTCGACTAAGAGGTTCTGCACGCCGGGCAAGGAGTGAAACAGTTCAGGTTCGGTGGCTTCGACCCTGAAATGGGTGTGTTTCAGGTGACGCAATCCGGCCAGGGTTCCTGATTCCACGGTGCGTCCCGAGCGAATGATGGTCACTTTTTCACAGAGCTGTTCAACCTCGCTGAGGATGTGGCTGGACAGCAGCACTGTGGCGCCCTCCGAAATGACGCGCTGAACCTGCCGACGGAAGACCGACTCCATGACGGGATCCAAACCCGCGCTGGGCTCATCGAGCAAATACAGTCGTGCCGGCCGCGCGAACGCAGCAATCAGGGACACTTTTTGGCGGTTTCCCTTCGAATATGTCCTGGCCTTACGACGCGGATCCAATTCAAATTCTTCGATCAAGTCCCGGCGGAGCCGTTCATTGACACCGCCCCGCAGGCTCGTCAGCAGATCGATGACTTCGCCGCCGGAAAGGTTAGGCCACAAGCTCACATCCCCCGGCACGTAGGCGATGTCCCGGTGGGCGCGGACGGGGTCTTGCCAGGGGTCGAGTCCGAAAACGTGGGCCGTTCCTGCGGTGGGACGCATCAAGCCCAGGAGGACACGCAACGTTGTCGATTTGCCGGCCCCGTTGGGGCCCAGGAAGCCGTGGACTTCCCCGTACCCAACCCGCAGGTCCAGCCCGTCAAGGGCGCGGGTCCTGCCGAAAACTTTAACGAGATGCACGGCGTCGACGATTGGTTCTGACGATGATGGCATTGCGGAGATCCTGTCTTCGGTCCAACGACCCAGACGGACGCCGGAGCCGTTCCGCGGGCATTTCACCCAGCGGGCCGACCAGGCTTCCCGGCTCTCCGATCCACAGCCTACGTCTGTGCAGTCCCCCAAGGAAGAGGACCACGCACACCCGTTAGGGCGCGTTGTTCACCTTGCCGATCAACGCGTCAGCCCGCATCCTCAGTGGTCCACGCCGGGGCGTGCGCGGAAGACGGTGTTGGTGCGGTCCGGTTGGTTGAAGGTGAGACCGAGCAGGGCGTTTTCGGTGACCTCGGGTAGTGCGGGGTGAATCCAGTATTGGTTGGCAGCGAACGTGCGTACATCGAGGTCGAAGGCCAGGACGGTGATCATCTGCTGGATCAGGGTTGATGCTTGGGGGCCCATGTAGTGGGCGCCGAGGAGTTTGCCGGTGTCTTTGTCGGCGATGAGTTTGCAGATGCCGGTGGTGTCTTCCAGGGCCCAACCGTAGGCGACGTCCCCGTAGCTTTGGACTTTGGTTGTCACGTTGTGGCCGTGTTCGCGGGCTTGGGATTCGGTCATCCCGACGGTGGCGATCTGGGGGTGGGTGAAGGTGGCGGCGGGGACGTGGTCGTGGGGCATTCTCTGCAGGCATTCCGGGTTGAGCAGGTTGTGCCGCACCGCGCGCATCTCGGCGTTGGCGACGTGTTTGAGCATGTAGGGCGATGAAACGTCGCCGAGGGCCCAAACTCCCGCGGCGGAGGTTGACCGGCCGTAGTCATCGACCTTGATGCGTCCGGCGCCTATCGTCTCGATCCTGCCGGAGGGCAGGTCCAGCAGGTCCCCGTTGGGGATGCGCCCGGTCGCTACCAGCAGTACCTCCCCGGTGGCGGAGGTGCCGTCGTCGAGCCTGACGGTTATACCTTGACTTGTCTGGTCGGCGCCGATGATGGTCCGGCCGGACCGGACGTCGAAGCGTTCGGCGGCGAGGTCGTTAAACGGGTCGTGCAGGTCCTCGTCGAGGTTCCGCAGGAGTGTGGAGCGGGCGATGATTGTGACGTCCGTGCCGAGGGCGTCGAAGACGTGGGCGAACTCCATGGCGATGTAGCCGCCGCCGATGACCACCAATGATTTGGGTAGATGAGGGAGCCGCATGATGTCTTCATTGGTGTGGTACCGCACGCCCGAAGCGGCGATGGCCTCGGGGATGAAGGGGCGGGAGCCCGCGGCGATGACAACCTGGTCACCCGAGATGGTTTTCTGCTGGTTGCCTTGACCTGTTTGCAAGGTGCGTTCTCCGATGAAGACAGCGTGCTGGTCGTAGACATCGATGTTCGGAGTCTGTGGTCCGCGCCGGTATTCCTCACCGGCGGCGGCAATGGGGTCGACGCGGTTCTCGAAGATCCGGCCCACTATGCCAGGCCAGTCTACGGAGTTGACCTCGGCGTGGAGGCCCAGCCGTGCGGACCTGGCGGTCTGCAGCGCGGTGTCGGCGGTGTGGACGTACATTTTTGAGGGGATGCAGCCAGCGTTCAGGCAGGTGCCGCCGAACGTCGCTTCCTCGATGATCGCGATCGACCGGTCTTCGAACCCGGGTCCGGGAATGGAGTTCCCGGAGCCCGTGCCGATGATGATCAGGTCGTAATGCCGATCCACGGCGGCCTTGCTGGAAGTGGTGTGCATGCAGGTGGTCCTCACTCTGGGGTCTTCCCAACCCTACTGAACACAACCTGTCGGGACCCATTACACGGGCCGCACGGCAAGGCAGGGGAGCGCCCGCGAAGCACGGACACCCCCCTGAATACTTACCGGGTCGCCTGATCATGGCGCAGCGGAGTCAACGTTCTGCTCGTTGTGCACCCCTGACGCCCTCAGCGATTGGTGCTGGGGGCTGTTCCCCGCTCAGCACTGCGAGGGCGTTGTCGGCGGCGAGCATGGCCATGGCGGTGCGCGTCTCCACCGTCGCCGAGCCAAGGTGCGGCAGGAGCGCAACATTGTCCAGTTCCAGCAGGCCGGGATGGACGCGGGGCTCCTGCTCGTAAACGTCGAGCCCAGCTCCCGCGATTGCACCCTCCCGGAGCGCGGATGCCAGTGCGTCTTCATCGACAATGGGTCCGCGGGCGGTGTTGACAAGGTATGCCGAGCTCTTCATTTCTGCGAGTTGCCCGGCCCCGATCAAGTGGTG includes the following:
- a CDS encoding ABC transporter permease; translation: MQPQTATGSSGPVSGKAGPGKSHDDSRSRLSGIGDFIGAQGLLVVVLLFGVLLTFLSPVFLTTVNLVNLFYQCTILGVFAIGMTFVILTGGIDVSVGSTAALSSVLSMGVIVNMDMPPAIGLLTGLVVGAGVGAVNGLMVTKLGISPLIATLATLSAGSGIAFAYSDGGNITPVPKVLTEVVSAKITGIPLLIPAVLVLVFLAHLALTRTTYGRSIYAVGGNKEAALLAGIRVDRVTMNAYIIAGLSAGMAGLLLTGRLASGSPRAGDGIELTVIAAVVIGGTSLFGGQGNIKGTLLGVLLIAMVSNAVNLLGIPSSYDRIVQGVVIFAAAALDVYRYKYVQKNLSRKRKIGPPPSKDADGTRAPQTTEAPA
- a CDS encoding sugar phosphate isomerase/epimerase family protein, which produces MSRFKYSYNAIVYYQEDIAKGIDRVARYGYDAIELVGEPATHNVDEINKLTSDAGIDVSSICSIWFGEERDLINPSAANRQKALDYGKSVADFAAAVGAPTIIVGPSPVGKTEALASDEQEWEWAVENVRTLGEYAASVGINITLEPWNRYETHFLNRLDRAVELLDATGLKNAGVHGDLFHMNIEEDSIHGAFARAGGKVNHVHLADSNRAAPGVGHIDFRPTLQTLKDINFDGYLTFELLPAASNPFAMMARGGHLEFLDPYTEKAINEMKKLEQELWPHE
- a CDS encoding sugar ABC transporter substrate-binding protein; this translates as MKTSPKLAVLAVVSAATIALTGCGAPSAAQESNDGTKTKKIAVLLYSQSFEFMVALGQGVKDKAEELGVEVTVLDAKGDSSTQISQIQDQLAQGVDGIVLSPNNSAELVPGVQMIHDAGKTVTTVDSVIPGDIADAAVAFDNEKAGKLGAEALAKLMEEKGTVLEYQGAKGAYHATLRGKGFSEGIQQFPGIKVIGRDAQWTADNALSLTVDNFTADSSINGLFSHNDEMVRGIVSGLSQINKDAPVGAENHIPLVGVDGTPLALERIRNGTQDATMDQNPFEMGALALQAQVDLLDGKQVPKMQLTDTKLITKENVDDPTLWGNIFKD
- a CDS encoding sugar ABC transporter ATP-binding protein; this translates as MIGTPGRASSIVEARNLVKLFPGVVALSGMDFELHAGEVHCVCGENGAGKSTLIKTLSGFYTPDEGGVYVDGELMPSSTAASKAAGIATIYQEHNLVPDLSVAENVLLGNWGGRKGILSRRDIRKRARKALDQVAPHLNLDTPAMALSTVDGQMVEIARAIAQDARVIIMDEPTTALTEQDVEKLYKLVNELRDKGLAIMYVSHKLEEVFTLADRITVIREGKTVASSVPADELDARSVVQLMVGRDVDLYEHIPRERGELVLEAQGLSLAGAFEDVNLQLHAGEIVGLAGLVGAGRTEVARCIYGADKADAGTVQVSGRKLKLHGASAGIAAGIALVPEERKLQGIIPMLSIRENTTLTLLKQISKWGVLRRGYEKKMVTSYIKELDVRTPSAETPIQSLSGGNQQKVIIARCLASNPKVLILDEPTKGIDIGAKAEIHRLIEQLARRGVAVLVISSELPELLELSDRVMVMRSGRVVAELDKAQATKENVIAYAAA
- a CDS encoding Gfo/Idh/MocA family oxidoreductase, which gives rise to MKIIQVGLGAWGASWLNVIHHSKSWELAGVVDVNPDAARAAGEQYGIPAYATIDEALGHKDTFDAALVIVPPEYHAAVAIPALEAGVHTLTEKPLAHSLEDGIRIITAAEKSGKQAMVSQNYRFKRAARTVQRLIRDGVIGDLEHVFIDYKKNPPFEGFRLEMDEPLIVDAMIHHLDQLRGIVGVEPTAVRARSWNTGTSRFKGNASAVVQFDCDNGARVVYTGSWSSYGPQTSWDGDWEIQGSKGTITWKNNEVTINFASLFDTVFLAGAVERSGVMHVDLDPLPVEERLGTLEAFRDAIQTGNKAETDVTDNIQSLQLVMATTDSARQDGAPITLKTNAELFGSH
- a CDS encoding sugar phosphate isomerase/epimerase family protein, giving the protein MPDQQTRPFTLFTGQWADLPFEEVARLASGWGYDGLEIAVSGDHLDAWRWDEPGYVESKLAVLEKYNLKVWAISNHLKGQAVCDDPIDFRHEAIVGSRVWGDGEPEGVRQRAAEEMKHTARLARALGVDTVVGFTGSSIWQYVAMFPPVPEKVIEAGYQDFADRWNPILDVFDENGVRFAHEVHPSEIAYDYWTTVRTLEVIGHREAFGLNWDPSHFMWQGIDPVSFIWDFKDRIYHVDCKDTKLRPTGRNTVMGSHLPWGDPRRGWDFVSAGRGDVPWESSFRALTAIGYNGPISVEWEDAGMDRLHGAPEALAALKKFDFPASQTSFDAAFSSKG
- a CDS encoding sugar phosphate isomerase/epimerase family protein, translating into MSKYEFGVSTFILVSPFTDRDVDQFDVAKEMGYDLIEVCIEDPAVVSAEALKEASERTGLPVSICGAFGPDRDVSHENPQKRRQGIDYLKLCVDIAQAVGSPHVAGPMYSATGKARLLPPEERRQQRQWAADSLREVADYASERGVTLAIEPLNRFETDLVNTVEQGLELCGLIGRDNVGLMLDTFHMNIEEKSIAAAITSAGDKVFHFQVSENDRGTPGSGHVPWSETFDALKTIDYQGSIVVESFLPTVEEIAKAVSLWRPVAPSMDALARDGLTFLRRELP